The following proteins come from a genomic window of Chryseobacterium glaciei:
- a CDS encoding 3-isopropylmalate dehydratase encodes MQITDLNGFEIEVTDLKEAIKQAKNLKDLHHNPPVPSDKERQQYWKDLYEKLVTLKSKIRA; translated from the coding sequence ATGCAAATAACAGATTTGAACGGCTTCGAAATCGAGGTCACAGACCTTAAAGAAGCCATTAAACAGGCAAAGAACTTAAAAGATTTACACCATAACCCACCCGTCCCAAGTGATAAAGAGCGACAGCAATATTGGAAAGATTTATACGAAAAGTTAGTAACGCTAAAATCAAAAATACGGGCATGA
- a CDS encoding PRTRC system protein C, with amino-acid sequence MLLATQLDRVFVFKEKEQEITLNDPEPKWSVESVLNFYANTYPILTTAKISAPKIKDDKVQYQFESVIGTKG; translated from the coding sequence ATGTTACTAGCCACACAACTCGACAGAGTATTTGTATTCAAAGAAAAAGAACAGGAAATTACCCTGAACGACCCTGAACCAAAATGGAGCGTTGAAAGTGTTTTGAATTTCTATGCCAACACCTACCCCATTTTAACTACTGCTAAAATATCAGCACCTAAAATTAAGGATGATAAAGTGCAATATCAGTTTGAAAGCGTGATTGGCACTAAAGGTTAA
- a CDS encoding site-specific integrase has product MNKTFNLLFFIKKNKIRTNGTAPIYLRITIDGKAADIAAKRYIDPQKWDVKAHKAVGNSQEAKTLNVYLKTLEQQVYDSHYQMLKEEDFVTSEGLKSKLLGTDVSTRMLLPIFQDHNDKVEALVGQDFAPGTLERYKTSLKHTQEFIIWKYKTSDIDITKIDHAFIMDYDFWLRSVRKCANNTAVKYIKNFKKIIRLCMANGWLSKDPFLSYKAKLKVVERPYLTKEEIQAIYEKEFASDRLIQVRDIFLFSCYTGLAYVDVKKLTKSNVNIGIDCDQWIFTHRQKTDTSTRVPLLPLAQELILKYEDHPECVNSNVLFPVLSNQKMNSYLKEIVNVCGINKELTFHIARHTFATTVTLSNGVPIESVSKMLGHTNIKTTQHYAKILDKKVSDDMSVLRGKLQSKKEIKGLG; this is encoded by the coding sequence ATGAACAAAACATTCAACCTATTATTCTTTATAAAAAAGAATAAAATCAGAACCAACGGAACCGCTCCTATCTACTTACGAATCACGATAGATGGCAAGGCAGCGGACATCGCTGCTAAAAGGTACATCGACCCACAGAAATGGGATGTTAAAGCACATAAAGCAGTTGGCAACTCTCAGGAGGCGAAAACGCTTAATGTCTATCTTAAAACTTTGGAACAACAAGTTTACGATTCTCACTATCAGATGCTGAAAGAAGAAGATTTTGTAACATCTGAAGGTTTAAAATCTAAACTGCTTGGAACCGATGTTTCCACACGAATGCTCCTTCCTATTTTTCAGGATCATAATGATAAAGTGGAAGCACTGGTAGGTCAGGATTTTGCGCCCGGAACATTGGAGCGTTATAAAACATCGTTAAAGCATACGCAGGAATTCATAATCTGGAAATATAAAACTTCTGATATTGACATTACAAAGATCGACCACGCTTTTATTATGGATTATGACTTCTGGCTTCGCAGTGTGCGTAAATGCGCAAACAATACCGCGGTAAAGTATATCAAGAATTTCAAAAAAATCATTCGGTTATGTATGGCAAATGGATGGCTTTCAAAAGATCCTTTTCTAAGCTACAAAGCAAAGCTTAAGGTAGTGGAACGTCCATATCTTACCAAAGAGGAAATTCAGGCGATTTATGAAAAGGAATTTGCATCAGACAGATTGATTCAGGTGCGTGATATTTTTCTTTTTAGTTGCTATACAGGTTTAGCGTATGTTGATGTAAAGAAATTGACGAAATCTAACGTCAATATTGGAATAGATTGCGATCAATGGATATTCACACATCGTCAGAAAACCGACACCTCAACCAGGGTTCCACTATTACCTTTAGCACAGGAACTGATTTTAAAATATGAAGACCACCCAGAATGTGTAAATTCAAATGTCTTGTTTCCCGTACTCAGTAATCAAAAAATGAATTCCTATCTCAAAGAAATTGTGAACGTCTGTGGAATAAATAAAGAGCTAACGTTTCATATCGCTAGACATACTTTCGCTACAACTGTAACATTGTCCAATGGTGTTCCTATCGAAAGTGTAAGTAAGATGCTTGGTCATACTAATATAAAAACCACACAGCATTATGCGAAGATCTTGGATAAGAAAGTGAGTGATGATATGTCAGTTTTAAGGGGGAAACTTCAAAGTAAAAAGGAAATAAAAGGCTTAGGATAG
- the avs2 gene encoding AVAST type 2 anti-phage system protein Avs2: MDQENDQLLTKLSVRLINLTSEQTSGSGIIYWHPSLQNRIYVLTAAHCLFEDTDSFQRPFEVIGLQFYNPGKDMYETLEHKINHNLVWADIDNDVAILLLKQSDVEAISGELPVVNMVIDRSHHSNFVAKGFPSATDGKEIIAINPSWSQQLPENGQFQLHINQDFSDEFSSQYRVDGFSGAGVFLYDHHEIYLYGIFTRFLDAGKIMYCQPLTKFVKLLNANYLPSFSYTFFGSHGISSEFFNSNAIRSLIELGPRFNAKLNFQLPIAGYFNALSKDDSFRQLITRIVDKQLSAPVYGSGEAEIEAIKASYDELNHAIKLWYEAISWRGNDPIIVDDIVNRVNCFEEIAERKQSELYEKRYQLVEGEERKRNETREAFSSEISHLGNMIRNLSNFKEELYSSHISLSNSPVLLIKGDAGAGKSHLLGDILEKRNGKGFPTILLLGQLFAEGKSLWENILHQLGLTCTQQELLSTLNSIGEQAGTRVLLMVDAINEGAGKTLWHDGLAGFIHDCSTYPAMGLVLSIRTTYWKKLIPESVKADGNITTIEHQGFRGNEYEAVKLFCEYYEIQQPNFPLMNPEYSNPLFLHLICQGIQSSDEKVFPQGFQGITKVFNFYLKAVQERLIKKRDEYDYVPNLVRNALNSFAKACFTKERRLMSLADAVELFNAEFPRYPNLLGDLIEESVLVRSLPTRFRWNESAVDDEVLYFAYERFGDFYMAGDLIEGIPNRTEALEIFKKEASLGKLINNSGYYNSGILEALTVLLPEKFDLEIFEVFEWVFAEKENFRYSCDSISIWYLNSLKWRSPETIDGDKFNAWVETDEQFQISDNEYFNFLYEMCAVADHPFNSDRLTEILMIHTMAERDAFLQEYFHYYNGTDDSGVAMPVNRLIDWAWRPNISRETTHTAARLVSQALCWILGTTDNRLRDQTTKAMVNLLKDQIPALIEVFSKFINIADKYIAERLCAVAYGCALHAKKADDLKMLAQTVYDSVFKDGNPPEHLLLRDYCRHVVEFALSKEITLDLAGSNFRPPYNAALPEQYPTIEEVKKYEEGEDEKGSKSQGARANGKIIHSILAWDFGRYTIDSAIRDFECIEFGFEKEIEHFRKELPRGGKTLFLRLKKMFRLYSIPVERRKRFRFKDEDQLNWYWSEVDELWAKFEGDLLVKLDEQQKIFYQEKLLPYWKLQIKDKNDKDLNIDKAKIKIWIAKRVFDLGYDGEIHGHFDNSKDSYRRSEEAKNERIGKKYQWIAFYEVLGILADNYKIREKYSSDKKTYIYDGPWQLTYRNIDPSFITKRDREKYNEDDFGLIQEDVEWFFPERYIHWNNLQDDWAETTADLPNPLDCIQMTDPKGVEWLYLFSSYTWKAPKNVGESGFGAGRKEIWFMFQGFLVPNSKYNKTLTWLKSKEFSGRWLPEANDVSNLLARECYWSPLSKEFEKEREKWEILDGSELKVMLPTAEAIGSLDKDNSGAHFGYQVPNKKIFEYLGLKYADLDGEFIDDNGEILFSNMSPLGSMIRKDSLQKFLDENNLRIIWTLLGEKNSFYDRDGLEDIRKSLSAVFTMENNSLQGATIKVTDW; this comes from the coding sequence ATGGATCAAGAAAATGATCAGTTATTAACCAAGCTTTCTGTACGCCTGATTAATTTGACTTCAGAGCAGACATCCGGATCAGGCATAATATACTGGCATCCGTCGTTGCAAAATCGCATTTATGTATTGACCGCGGCACACTGTCTTTTTGAAGATACAGATTCTTTTCAAAGACCTTTCGAAGTGATTGGACTACAGTTTTACAATCCAGGTAAGGATATGTACGAAACCTTGGAGCATAAAATCAATCATAATTTAGTATGGGCAGATATTGATAATGACGTTGCTATTTTGCTCCTAAAGCAAAGTGATGTTGAGGCAATTTCGGGAGAGCTACCCGTCGTGAATATGGTTATTGATAGAAGCCACCATTCTAATTTTGTCGCAAAGGGATTCCCAAGTGCAACGGATGGTAAAGAAATTATTGCTATTAATCCAAGCTGGTCACAACAATTACCTGAGAACGGGCAGTTTCAACTGCACATTAATCAGGATTTTAGTGATGAATTCAGTAGTCAATACAGGGTCGATGGGTTCTCAGGAGCCGGTGTATTTTTGTACGATCATCATGAGATATACCTATATGGGATTTTTACTAGATTTTTGGATGCAGGCAAGATTATGTACTGCCAACCATTAACAAAATTTGTAAAACTATTGAATGCAAATTATCTGCCCTCATTCTCGTATACTTTTTTTGGCTCGCATGGGATATCTTCGGAATTCTTCAATAGCAATGCGATAAGATCACTGATTGAGCTTGGACCAAGGTTCAATGCAAAACTTAATTTTCAGCTACCTATCGCAGGTTATTTTAACGCTTTGTCGAAAGACGATTCTTTTAGGCAATTAATAACCAGGATAGTGGATAAACAATTGTCTGCACCAGTGTACGGATCAGGAGAAGCAGAAATTGAAGCCATTAAAGCAAGTTATGATGAGCTCAACCATGCAATAAAGTTATGGTATGAAGCGATTTCTTGGCGTGGAAATGATCCTATCATTGTAGATGATATAGTTAATAGGGTCAATTGCTTTGAGGAAATTGCTGAGCGAAAGCAAAGCGAATTATATGAAAAAAGATATCAATTGGTGGAGGGAGAAGAGAGGAAGAGAAATGAAACTCGTGAAGCCTTTTCCAGCGAAATCTCGCATTTGGGCAATATGATACGTAATTTATCTAATTTTAAGGAAGAACTCTATAGCAGTCATATTTCATTGTCAAATTCTCCCGTTCTATTAATAAAAGGAGATGCCGGTGCCGGAAAGTCGCATTTACTTGGTGATATACTTGAAAAAAGAAACGGAAAGGGGTTTCCCACAATACTTCTATTGGGACAACTTTTTGCAGAAGGAAAATCTTTATGGGAAAACATCTTGCATCAGCTTGGCCTTACTTGCACCCAGCAAGAGCTTCTTTCGACGCTCAACAGTATTGGCGAACAAGCGGGAACGCGTGTCCTGCTAATGGTGGATGCTATAAATGAAGGTGCTGGCAAAACACTTTGGCATGATGGTCTTGCAGGATTTATTCACGATTGCAGCACATATCCAGCGATGGGTCTTGTACTTTCGATCAGAACAACTTACTGGAAAAAACTAATACCAGAAAGCGTTAAAGCTGATGGCAACATAACAACTATAGAACACCAGGGTTTTAGAGGAAATGAATACGAGGCGGTGAAGCTATTTTGTGAATATTATGAAATTCAGCAACCTAATTTCCCTCTGATGAATCCAGAGTATTCTAATCCATTGTTTTTACATCTCATCTGCCAGGGCATACAAAGTTCTGATGAAAAAGTATTTCCACAGGGATTTCAAGGGATAACAAAAGTCTTTAATTTTTACCTTAAAGCTGTGCAGGAACGACTGATTAAAAAACGCGATGAATATGATTACGTTCCAAATTTAGTAAGGAATGCCTTAAATAGCTTTGCTAAAGCCTGCTTTACAAAAGAACGTCGATTAATGTCTTTGGCTGATGCTGTAGAGCTTTTCAATGCTGAGTTTCCGCGTTATCCAAATCTGCTGGGAGATTTGATAGAGGAAAGTGTATTGGTCAGATCACTACCCACTAGATTTCGCTGGAACGAAAGCGCTGTGGACGATGAGGTTCTTTATTTCGCTTATGAGCGTTTTGGGGACTTTTACATGGCAGGCGACTTAATCGAAGGTATTCCTAATAGGACAGAAGCACTCGAAATTTTTAAAAAGGAAGCCTCATTAGGGAAATTGATTAACAATAGTGGGTATTATAATTCAGGAATTTTAGAGGCTTTGACGGTTTTGCTGCCAGAGAAGTTCGATCTCGAAATTTTCGAGGTTTTTGAATGGGTCTTCGCAGAAAAAGAAAACTTTCGATATAGTTGCGATTCAATATCCATTTGGTATCTCAATAGTTTAAAGTGGAGAAGTCCTGAAACCATAGATGGCGATAAATTTAATGCATGGGTAGAAACCGACGAGCAGTTCCAAATCAGTGATAACGAATATTTTAATTTTCTCTATGAAATGTGTGCTGTTGCGGACCATCCATTCAATAGCGACCGACTGACAGAAATTTTAATGATTCACACAATGGCGGAGCGCGATGCTTTTCTACAGGAATATTTCCATTATTATAACGGAACTGATGATTCCGGTGTAGCTATGCCCGTAAATAGGCTTATAGATTGGGCTTGGAGACCTAACATATCCCGCGAAACCACACATACTGCGGCTAGGCTCGTTTCACAGGCTCTTTGCTGGATACTTGGGACCACAGATAACCGTTTACGCGATCAGACGACAAAAGCTATGGTCAATCTTTTAAAGGATCAAATACCCGCACTGATTGAGGTTTTTAGTAAGTTTATAAATATTGCTGATAAATACATTGCAGAAAGGCTTTGTGCGGTTGCATATGGCTGTGCATTACATGCAAAAAAGGCTGATGATCTGAAAATGCTTGCACAAACTGTTTACGATAGTGTTTTCAAAGATGGTAATCCTCCCGAACATCTTTTATTGAGGGATTATTGCCGGCATGTAGTCGAATTTGCTTTATCGAAGGAAATTACACTTGATCTTGCAGGTAGTAATTTTAGACCACCCTACAACGCGGCTCTCCCTGAACAGTACCCGACAATTGAGGAAGTGAAAAAATATGAAGAAGGAGAAGATGAAAAGGGTAGTAAAAGCCAAGGTGCTCGTGCTAATGGGAAGATTATCCATTCCATCCTTGCTTGGGATTTTGGAAGATATACGATAGATTCTGCAATAAGAGATTTTGAATGCATCGAGTTTGGTTTCGAAAAGGAGATTGAGCACTTTAGAAAAGAATTACCGAGGGGTGGAAAAACATTATTTCTGAGACTTAAGAAAATGTTTCGATTATATTCTATTCCTGTTGAACGACGTAAAAGATTCCGTTTTAAGGATGAAGATCAGCTTAATTGGTATTGGTCTGAAGTAGATGAGCTTTGGGCTAAATTTGAGGGGGATCTATTGGTAAAGTTAGATGAACAACAGAAAATATTTTACCAGGAAAAACTGCTGCCTTACTGGAAACTTCAAATAAAGGATAAAAACGATAAGGATCTAAACATTGATAAGGCAAAGATTAAGATCTGGATTGCTAAACGGGTGTTTGATCTTGGTTACGATGGGGAGATTCACGGGCATTTTGACAATAGTAAAGACAGTTATCGACGTTCTGAAGAGGCAAAGAATGAACGGATAGGCAAAAAATACCAGTGGATCGCGTTTTATGAAGTACTGGGGATCTTGGCTGATAACTATAAAATTAGGGAGAAATACTCCAGTGATAAAAAAACTTATATTTATGATGGCCCCTGGCAGCTAACGTATAGGAATATAGATCCATCCTTTATTACAAAAAGGGATCGGGAAAAATATAACGAGGACGATTTTGGTTTAATACAGGAAGACGTTGAATGGTTTTTTCCCGAAAGATACATTCATTGGAATAACCTTCAGGATGATTGGGCGGAAACGACTGCCGACCTCCCTAATCCTCTCGATTGCATACAAATGACAGATCCAAAAGGTGTTGAATGGCTTTATTTATTTTCATCCTATACATGGAAAGCACCGAAGAATGTAGGGGAAAGCGGTTTTGGAGCAGGAAGAAAGGAAATATGGTTTATGTTTCAAGGTTTTCTTGTACCGAATTCGAAATATAATAAGACATTAACCTGGCTAAAGAGTAAAGAGTTTAGTGGGCGGTGGTTACCGGAAGCAAATGATGTAAGCAACCTGCTAGCAAGAGAATGTTATTGGTCTCCACTAAGTAAGGAATTTGAGAAAGAGCGCGAGAAGTGGGAAATTCTCGATGGGAGCGAGCTAAAGGTTATGTTGCCAACAGCAGAAGCAATTGGGAGCCTGGATAAAGATAATTCTGGTGCGCATTTTGGCTATCAGGTACCAAATAAAAAAATCTTTGAGTACCTCGGTCTTAAATATGCAGACCTTGATGGAGAATTTATAGATGATAATGGAGAAATTTTATTTAGTAATATGAGCCCTTTAGGATCTATGATCAGAAAAGATTCATTGCAAAAATTCCTTGATGAGAATAACTTGAGAATCATTTGGACATTGTTAGGTGAGAAAAACTCCTTTTACGATAGGGATGGTCTGGAAGATATACGTAAATCTTTAAGCGCAGTCTTTACCATGGAAAATAATTCTTTACAGGGGGCAACAATAAAAGTAACAGATTGGTAA
- a CDS encoding MBL fold metallo-hydrolase has product MRVYFYNAGCGDAFRVEFQGISGKIRNILIDGGFQRTFRNILANEIKLIESKKENIDLCVITHIHDDHIGALETYVNAITASRANDIILEWWYNPPRINNLQPKLQRLSSVAQSIGQADVVTSYLQSKNALPESAIVSSIIPYELDGMNIYILSPDQKSLDKLTNKYNDPKIAIERIEDEKSSRAVAAKSRDYHKTVEEFSFSGWTEDRNIENGSSIALLTEFMGKKILWLADAFSSIVVTSLEGLGYSKSNPLICDYVKIAHHGSLGNNSSALYEMIKCNKYILSTDGYNVHGLPSKACLVQILKNPCREKTDHYTFYMTSTDAVLETIFEIDGEEIFKKLDFEMVYPIKGSGFSIEF; this is encoded by the coding sequence ATGAGGGTCTATTTTTATAATGCAGGATGCGGTGATGCGTTTAGGGTTGAATTTCAAGGAATCAGTGGTAAAATCAGGAATATTCTGATTGACGGAGGATTTCAACGGACTTTTCGGAATATACTTGCTAACGAAATAAAATTAATTGAATCTAAGAAGGAAAATATTGATTTATGTGTTATCACACACATACATGATGATCATATCGGAGCATTAGAAACCTATGTTAACGCAATAACGGCAAGTCGGGCAAATGACATAATATTAGAGTGGTGGTATAATCCCCCGAGAATCAATAATCTACAGCCAAAATTGCAAAGACTCTCTAGTGTTGCTCAAAGCATCGGTCAGGCTGATGTGGTAACATCATATCTACAATCCAAAAATGCTTTACCAGAGTCTGCTATAGTAAGTAGTATAATTCCTTATGAACTAGATGGAATGAATATTTATATTCTTTCGCCGGATCAGAAAAGTTTAGATAAATTAACAAACAAATACAATGATCCAAAAATTGCAATTGAACGCATAGAGGATGAAAAGTCGAGTAGGGCTGTAGCTGCAAAAAGTAGAGACTATCACAAAACTGTTGAAGAATTTAGTTTTAGCGGGTGGACGGAAGACCGGAATATCGAAAATGGAAGCAGTATAGCTTTATTAACAGAGTTCATGGGAAAAAAGATTTTATGGTTAGCTGATGCTTTTTCAAGTATTGTAGTGACGAGTTTAGAAGGACTTGGGTATTCGAAAAGCAATCCCCTCATATGTGATTACGTTAAAATCGCGCACCATGGGAGTTTGGGTAATAATAGCAGTGCCTTATACGAAATGATCAAGTGTAACAAGTATATTCTCAGTACTGACGGTTATAATGTGCATGGATTGCCATCCAAGGCATGTCTGGTTCAAATCCTGAAAAATCCCTGCAGGGAAAAAACTGATCATTACACTTTTTACATGACCTCCACCGATGCTGTTCTAGAAACGATATTTGAAATTGACGGTGAAGAGATCTTTAAAAAGCTTGACTTTGAGATGGTCTACCCAATAAAAGGAAGTGGTTTCAGCATTGAATTTTGA
- a CDS encoding DUF932 domain-containing protein: MAHNLNFNDHTGKYSFFSVKEKAWHGLGQIVEDYPTSEEAIKHAGLDYEVIKAPLFTQGRAMSIGNEGEIIEPDNILLPNNFATLRTDTNTALGVVGKDYHIVQNSEAFSFFDAIVGGGDGILYETAGALGNGERIFITAKLPDYIRVGNGDDVTEKYIFLTTSHDGSGSITAAFTPIRIVCQNTLNASLRSMSNVVRIKHTAGAKQRLEDAHKVMGLANRISIELEGIFNQWAKVRVNDKEVKRLIQLALCPNKETLEHLQKGNEDEISTVFKNTVEDAFAYAMLSDTQQMETTKGTLFGAYNAVTGYYQNVRSYKDSEAKVQSIVMGGTAQGKAQKAFELCTAFAVDGAEIFCLN; this comes from the coding sequence ATGGCACACAATTTAAATTTCAACGACCATACTGGAAAGTATTCATTTTTTAGTGTTAAAGAAAAAGCATGGCACGGGCTTGGGCAGATTGTCGAAGATTATCCCACAAGTGAAGAGGCCATCAAACACGCAGGGCTAGACTACGAAGTCATCAAAGCACCCCTTTTCACACAGGGCAGGGCAATGAGCATTGGAAACGAGGGTGAAATTATTGAACCTGATAATATCCTTCTTCCAAATAATTTTGCAACTCTCCGCACCGACACTAACACCGCATTGGGGGTAGTGGGCAAAGATTATCATATCGTGCAGAACAGTGAAGCATTTTCTTTCTTTGATGCCATTGTAGGCGGTGGTGACGGGATTCTCTACGAGACAGCAGGAGCATTGGGCAATGGGGAACGTATTTTTATAACCGCCAAACTGCCCGACTATATCCGCGTTGGCAACGGGGATGACGTGACCGAGAAATATATCTTTTTAACCACCTCTCATGATGGTAGCGGAAGTATCACAGCCGCATTTACCCCTATCAGAATCGTCTGTCAGAATACCCTTAATGCTTCCCTGCGCAGTATGTCAAATGTCGTGCGTATCAAACATACCGCAGGGGCAAAACAACGGTTGGAAGATGCTCACAAAGTAATGGGACTTGCCAATAGAATCAGTATCGAGTTAGAGGGAATTTTTAACCAATGGGCAAAAGTCCGTGTCAACGACAAGGAAGTAAAACGCCTTATCCAACTCGCATTATGTCCCAACAAAGAAACATTGGAGCATCTGCAAAAGGGAAATGAAGACGAAATCTCCACGGTTTTCAAAAACACCGTCGAAGATGCCTTCGCCTACGCTATGCTGTCCGACACCCAGCAAATGGAAACCACAAAAGGAACTTTGTTTGGAGCCTACAATGCCGTGACAGGCTACTATCAGAATGTACGCAGTTATAAGGACAGCGAAGCCAAAGTACAATCCATTGTCATGGGCGGTACAGCGCAGGGAAAAGCACAAAAAGCATTTGAGCTGTGTACAGCTTTTGCAGTCGATGGTGCAGAAATATTCTGTCTTAATTAA
- a CDS encoding PRTRC system protein B, whose product MDTLTDLTENFGTLYHPKSALVFYQTLTTNPDCYVESFDMDQNGNLINAHPLTHREANALAKSLKIEADKKKPFLKSEGIMGSHILQVNPAHDGMVIWYSKAQSRNLLFIENLGIPNGKANIPPLLWVANRNKISVYAMNTCNRPTEKTPLYHAPFFNVNDNGAVCMGTVDISIKKTASLEEFTTAWENYFFNSYFSHLMLSHNPIKGNLVSLFKKLINTDKPFPKEKLVKTNRTLKNVLR is encoded by the coding sequence ATGGACACATTAACTGACCTTACAGAAAATTTCGGGACACTTTATCATCCTAAATCGGCGTTGGTTTTCTATCAGACATTAACGACAAATCCTGATTGCTACGTAGAATCTTTCGATATGGATCAAAACGGCAACTTAATTAACGCCCATCCATTAACCCATAGAGAAGCAAACGCCTTAGCTAAATCCCTAAAAATAGAAGCTGACAAAAAAAAGCCTTTTTTAAAATCAGAGGGAATTATGGGCAGTCATATTTTACAGGTTAACCCCGCCCATGATGGTATGGTAATATGGTACAGCAAAGCACAATCAAGAAATCTGCTTTTTATAGAAAATTTAGGTATTCCCAATGGAAAGGCAAATATCCCTCCCCTGCTTTGGGTTGCTAATCGAAACAAAATTTCGGTCTATGCCATGAATACGTGCAATAGACCAACAGAAAAAACGCCACTCTATCATGCCCCATTTTTTAACGTCAATGATAATGGTGCGGTGTGTATGGGAACCGTTGACATTAGCATAAAGAAAACCGCATCATTAGAAGAATTTACAACCGCTTGGGAAAATTATTTTTTCAACTCTTATTTCAGTCATTTAATGCTTAGTCATAACCCGATAAAAGGAAATCTGGTCAGTCTTTTTAAAAAGTTAATCAATACGGATAAACCTTTCCCAAAAGAAAAATTAGTAAAAACCAACAGAACCCTTAAAAATGTACTGCGATGA
- a CDS encoding single-stranded DNA-binding protein codes for MNIIGRLTQDAQVRTVSNDKQVVNFSVATNDSYKNKQGERVEQTTYFDCAYWLSAKVAKFLSKGTLVELSGRVSVRSWLGKDGEAHAGLNFHTSNIKFYGGGKDSKPADASPKAKDGKATNKGEDDDLPF; via the coding sequence ATGAACATTATCGGAAGACTGACACAGGATGCGCAGGTACGCACAGTGTCAAATGACAAACAGGTAGTTAACTTTTCAGTGGCTACAAACGACAGCTACAAAAACAAGCAGGGCGAACGCGTAGAGCAAACGACTTACTTCGACTGCGCATACTGGCTAAGTGCCAAAGTTGCAAAATTCCTTTCCAAAGGCACATTGGTGGAGCTTTCGGGCAGGGTATCGGTAAGGTCGTGGTTAGGAAAAGATGGCGAAGCACACGCAGGGCTCAATTTTCATACCTCGAATATAAAATTCTATGGAGGTGGCAAGGATTCAAAACCCGCCGATGCTTCCCCAAAGGCAAAAGACGGCAAGGCTACAAACAAAGGTGAGGATGATGACCTACCGTTCTAA
- a CDS encoding PRTRC system protein E produces the protein MESTNFFNQIAQMNITGDLQITIKQGAESNWIVSVLLQNESCGDNAKHIIVPCTLRGTAQELDEDFFGTITSPLETASGLIVNMESFMKQMEEAKKHSAMEKEKTDKEKKEKEGKDKKFQEAMSKSTDLEKEKKYKEAWTALPKITDFPQHNEAIRKRMSELEKFLAPSLFGE, from the coding sequence ATGGAATCGACTAATTTTTTCAATCAGATAGCCCAAATGAATATCACAGGTGATTTACAAATCACCATCAAACAGGGCGCAGAAAGCAATTGGATAGTATCGGTATTGCTTCAAAACGAAAGCTGTGGCGACAATGCCAAGCACATAATTGTTCCCTGTACACTAAGGGGAACAGCACAGGAATTGGACGAGGATTTTTTTGGAACCATTACCTCACCACTCGAAACCGCTTCGGGACTAATAGTCAACATGGAATCCTTTATGAAACAAATGGAAGAAGCCAAAAAACACTCAGCTATGGAAAAGGAAAAAACCGATAAGGAGAAAAAAGAAAAAGAGGGAAAAGATAAAAAATTTCAGGAAGCTATGTCAAAATCAACTGACCTTGAAAAAGAAAAGAAATACAAGGAAGCGTGGACGGCACTGCCAAAAATCACAGACTTTCCTCAGCACAACGAAGCCATCCGCAAAAGAATGTCGGAACTCGAAAAATTTCTTGCCCCAAGCTTATTTGGGGAGTAA